From Tachysurus fulvidraco isolate hzauxx_2018 chromosome 6, HZAU_PFXX_2.0, whole genome shotgun sequence:
CTCCTCAGTTCTCCCCTTCACTGCCAGTCCATGATTGGCTCCCTCCACCCAATGCACAGAGCTTGGGCTTTCCATCTGCTCCACAACACGTTCCAGAAGTAGCTGAAGAGGAAGTTCATGCTCTTTAAAATGATCAATATTCAAAAGTTTGACACCGGCTTTGACTAACCAAGTTGGTACAAAAGTAGCTCTGGGCTAACATTACCTCTGACAAACATTAACAATGACTCATAATTACATTTACTCATAATTTGCATTTGttagaagcccttatccagagtgacatacataagtgcttaaatctctggatacattaatgctggctcactaggttacatacttaagataccatgagtttaaaacattgttgaAAGCTACAATGATacaagaagtgctagttgaagtgtttcctgaataagtaggtcttcaaccgcctaATTACTGATCCTTTGTGGCCAGAACTATACAGAAGAGCACATTCAGTACTCTGAGATACACATCAGCATTCAGTACTTGCATTCGGTTGTGCAATCATCTTACGATGGAACTGTTAAGTTCTCATTGTTTAAGGTCGActctgattcattttctttcaaacGTAAATTAAAATCTAAGATGTTGGCTTCTTCCTTAATATTTAGAGTGCTCTTATTGTAATTTTCCCTTATTTAATACTATAGTTCATAAAATCTGGCAGTAGACTAGCACTGGATCAAAAAGTACATTTCCAGGAACCAAACTCACCCTTTCACACATGTTGTCTGCAGTCCCTGATACAAAGAGTACAGGAATGTAGGAAAGTCCTCTCAGGTCCTCACTACGTTTTACATGAGTATGTGTTTGTCCAGGAGGATGTAGaggaaaagacacacacaagagaCCTCGGATATTAACATCTTCCTCGACACACATTCGTCTGCCAAGACTCACAGCAGCTCGAGCTCCCATCGAACGTCCTGGAACATAAACAATAATCCAAAAAACCTTGAAGCATTTTGTTGTGAGGATTATATTGCATTACCAGATTCTTTCAGAAGCCCAGATGAACACATGATGTTTGATTAGATAACATATGCTTTATGGTGGACTGTAGAGCTGAGTATTGTACACTTACCCCCGAGAAAAATGTTACTCAGCGGAAACTTATCAAGGGATTTCAAGTACgactgtaaaaacaaaaaacctgctTGTGAGATCATGCATGAGCAAGAAAGCAATGAGAAACATTATCTGTGCTTACCACAGCTGCTTCATAGGCCTTCACTCTGTGCACCAGATTCAGGCTTTTGCATGTGAATCGAAGGCAGAGCAAACCAGAAGTGGCAGAAGCTTGTGCAAGTGACATTAATGACTTCAGGTTCATATCTCCACCTGCTCCATGTGTAAGGATGAGAGCTGTTTGTACACATTCTGTTTCAGGAACCGTCAAAGCACCACCTAGCACTTTAGATCCAAATGGGATGGACACCTTTTCCtaaaaaataagacatttatACAGCTAACTGATGAAACTAATTAACTAGCATTAGCTGGGTGAAAACATGGAAGTGTTGGCAATGTTATAAATCCAGTCTATCAAGAACCTAGTGTTcatattaaagtaaaataaaatagtaagcTTATCATGGGCAAAGCACCCATTTTATCCAATTAGTGTGAATTAAACAACTGATGTTCAATTGTATGCATTGTACTTATTGAATAAACTTGCATAAAGTCTTGCAACACGTTAACAATAACATACCCACTACATTTCCTACCTCACTGAAAGCCACCATCTTCGTTCATATATATGACACCATGTTGCTGCTCTATATCGCCATCTTGTGGTATAAAAGAGCATTAACATAACCTAACAATGCTCCTTATCATACACGTGCTGAAACCTGTCTGagtaaaagcattaaaaacaaTGCACTATTTTAAGTTTGGTCCCTGAGCTGGGTctaatttgtgtgtttaattgttTGGGTCTAATT
This genomic window contains:
- the tex30 gene encoding testis-expressed protein 30; this translates as MVAFSEEKVSIPFGSKVLGGALTVPETECVQTALILTHGAGGDMNLKSLMSLAQASATSGLLCLRFTCKSLNLVHRVKAYEAAVSYLKSLDKFPLSNIFLGGRSMGARAAVSLGRRMCVEEDVNIRGLLCVSFPLHPPGQTHTHVKRSEDLRGLSYIPVLFVSGTADNMCERLLLERVVEQMESPSSVHWVEGANHGLAVKGRTEESVLDEVNSHIITWILKHV